The Microcystis panniformis FACHB-1757 region GATCGGGGGGAAAATTCCTGGACTTTTTCCCTGAAAATTAGGTAATTGACCCTCTCAAAATCGATAAAACCCCACACCCCACAGGAAAAACTTTTTGCCACAAACCCTAACTAGAGGCAATCCAATTAATTATTGATCGGGTTGTGGGAATAGTAGGAGTTTTGATCAGTGACGATCGAGCTTGGAGAGATAGGCCACTTTTGATAATTTGTTTGAGAATTGGTCGGCCTAATTTGACCGCAGCTGGCAGCACAACCGCACCGATAACAATTGTTCCCAAACCAAAGAGAGCCGTTCGATCTCCTGATTCGTGATCTTCGATAATTTCTTTGAGATGAAAAGTCAGAATCGATTTATCCCAGTGAATAATCGCCATAGGTTTATCTCCTAATAAGGATGAAATTGGGTGTCAGCAGAAGGTAAAACAATAATATGTCCTCCCGCACGAGAAATCAGACCTTGTTGCTCGAATTCATTGATGAGTCGGGTAATGCTCACTCTGGTCATCCCGACCATTTCGGCTAATTCCCGATGAGTGAAACGGATATCGATACGCTGGCCCGTTTCTGCGGGACGACCGAACTTTTGCGATAATTGAATTAGAGTTTTCAGAAAACGCAGCCTAGGCCGATCGCGACGCAGGGAACAGAGCCAATGCTCAGTTTGTTGAACGTGACGACAGAGAGCCGAGGAAAGACTGCTACCCCGTTCAAGAGGAAGACAAGTAGCTTCAACGCTAGTGCAGCACTGCATCTCGTAGGGTTGAATCTGCGATAGGGGACGGCCGACCACATCATTTTCTCCCCAATAGCCGAGGATGACGATTTCTCCTTCCTCATCCCACGTCATCACCTTAACCACACCGCGATTGATTAACCAAAGAGCATCCAGACGCGAGGGTAGGGGGTCACGGGGTTGAAATAGACGAGTGACGAGAGGTTCCCGCATAAGTACCACCGCTAGTAGAATTACCTTCTCCTCTAATTATTGCATAATTTTCTCAATAAAATCAACAGGGATCTTCCAGAAAAATTTCCTCCAACTGATGGGACTTACCAAAGATGAGCTTCCTTATACCCCTCATTCAAAGCTGTCAACAGCCAAAGACCAAGATTTCACCTCGAAATATCCCCTCGATCGAGACTGAGAATGATCGCGATTAGCTTTCAACCAATTGATAATTATTTGCAACTGTGTGATAATGAAGTTATGAGATTTCCCCCGCAACCATGAATAGTCCCCCGAAAAACTCCTTTACTCCCCACCTCTCTCCTCTGGGGAAAGACGGGAAGTCTATTATCGTCTTCTTTCCCTTGGTATTTGCTGTCAATGTCCAATGTACTCCCCCCTGACGGTGCAGATCGAGTCACCCTACGATTTAGTTCAGCTTTTGGGTGTGTTGCGTTCTCTCCATTGCTCTAGAGGGGAATTAATTCAATTATTGAAAGATTGCTGGCGCTTAGAAGTTAGCGGTGTCGATCATTAATTAGGGTTTGCTGAATAAATCTAAAAACCTTGTTGGGTAAGACTTTTAGACTTTTTGTCAATCAAAAAGTACCAAATATGGGAGTGATTGGGGGGAAAATCCCTGGACTTTTTCCCTGAAAATTAGGTAATTGACCCCGGCTCGACTGAGCTCGCCGAACGTCCTCAAAATCAGTAAAACCCTACACCCCACACCCTGCCTCCAC contains the following coding sequences:
- a CDS encoding Crp/Fnr family transcriptional regulator, whose amino-acid sequence is MREPLVTRLFQPRDPLPSRLDALWLINRGVVKVMTWDEEGEIVILGYWGENDVVGRPLSQIQPYEMQCCTSVEATCLPLERGSSLSSALCRHVQQTEHWLCSLRRDRPRLRFLKTLIQLSQKFGRPAETGQRIDIRFTHRELAEMVGMTRVSITRLINEFEQQGLISRAGGHIIVLPSADTQFHPY
- a CDS encoding Asr1405/Asl0597 family protein, producing MCCQCPMYSPLTVQIESPYDLVQLLGVLRSLHCSRGELIQLLKDCWRLEVSGVDH